TGAACGACGTGGCGGCGGACGGCCGGCACACGCTGCGTTGGATACTGCACCACCTTCTCGCGGACACCGCTCGCCACCTCGGTCACCTCGACCTGCTCTGCGAGGTGGCTGGCACCAACACCGGGGAGGCGCCGGTTCAGTCGGTCGGGACTGCGGTGCCCGGCTGAGTCGGCCACCGTCCGCACCCGGCCGGTGGTGCGGACGCTGCCGCGCTGGACGGTCCTGGCCGACCCCGAGGGCAACGAGTTCTGCCTGTTCCGCAAGCACTGAGCCGCTGGGGCCGGCCCGGTCTGCCGGAACGAGCACGGGACGGTCCGCCGGTCCATAGCCTGACAGCAGGTACCGGTCGTGGAACGGAGGACCAGCGTGAGCATGGAGGCGGCGAGGGACGCGTTCGCCGGCGAACGCGAAGTCGAGATCACGGTGACCGGCCGGAACACCGGCCGGCAGATCTCTCACCCGGTGTGGTTCGTGCAGGACGACGAGGCCATGTTCCTGGTGCCGATCACCGGATCGGACAGCGACTGGTACAAGAACGTCCAGAAGACCCCGATGATCGAGGTGTCCACGAACGGCGCCGCGGTGAACGGTCCCGCCACCCCGATCACCGACCCGAACCGGGTCGAGCACATCGTGGCGATGTTCCGCGAGAAATACGGCCCGGACCAGGTGGAACAGCACTACCCGAAGCACGACGTCGCCGTCCAGGTGCCGCTCGGCTGACCCGACCGCGCATGGCCTTACCGGTAGCCGACCAGCTCGCCCCGACCAGCTCGCCCCGACCGGCTCGCCCGCACTCGGCCAGCCCCGCGGTCGTTTGCTGGCGGCGATCGGACCTGGCATTCGGCGGAGGCGCCGGTCAGGTCGGTGGTGGGGTGGCGTTGTGGTAGATGGCGGCGAGCCAGACGTCGAGGAGGACGTCGACCACGTCGGACTCGGCGACGGCCGGGCCGTCGCCGGCGAAGGTCGTGTACCAGACGCGTTCGTTCATCGAGGTCAGCGCGATGGCGAGATCCCGGGCGGGCCGTCCGGCCGGGGCCGCGCCGCGCTTCCGTTCGGCGTCGATCGCCGCCTCGACAACTCCCACCCAATGTTCCAGCACGGTGGCCCAGAGCCGGCGCACCTCCGCGTTGGTGCCGCGCACCTGGGCGCAGGCCAACACCACCGCCCGGTGGCCCCCGAACGTCTCGTGGAACCGGCCGATCAGCTCTCGCCAGCGGGCGCACGGGTCCTCGGCGAGCCGGTCCAGCACGTCCCCGACGGCGGTGTCGGCCTCCTCGATGACC
The sequence above is a segment of the Micromonospora sp. WMMA1363 genome. Coding sequences within it:
- a CDS encoding TetR/AcrR family transcriptional regulator, encoding MTPIATSSPRGRRAARSAGDDRESAILATAERLLDQRPFADISIDDLARGAGISRPTFYFYFPSKDAVLLTLLDRVIEEADTAVGDVLDRLAEDPCARWRELIGRFHETFGGHRAVVLACAQVRGTNAEVRRLWATVLEHWVGVVEAAIDAERKRGAAPAGRPARDLAIALTSMNERVWYTTFAGDGPAVAESDVVDVLLDVWLAAIYHNATPPPT
- a CDS encoding nitroreductase/quinone reductase family protein, whose translation is MEAARDAFAGEREVEITVTGRNTGRQISHPVWFVQDDEAMFLVPITGSDSDWYKNVQKTPMIEVSTNGAAVNGPATPITDPNRVEHIVAMFREKYGPDQVEQHYPKHDVAVQVPLG